Part of the Labilibaculum antarcticum genome, GGTCAGTTCTGCAGTAACCGCCCCAACTCTAATAATTTCAGGATAATTTAAATGTGCATAAACAAATTGTTCTAATCCAATATTCATTGCACGGCATGAGAAGAGAAAGTGCTCCAGTCTGTTGGTAGATAATTGCAGAGCATAAAAACCGACAATACCATATTCTCCAAAACGATCTTTTACCCGAACCATTTTGCATTCGTAATCTGTATTTTCAAGCAGCTCATCAAGCTCATGTTCGGCAATCCTATTTTTCGTATAGTTGATTTGGTTTGTTCTTTGAATCAATTCGAATATCCGGCCCTTACCAGATAAAACTTCGCTGATAAAAGCAAGTTGAATCCCTGACGTTTGAAGAAATTCCTTATTATCAGAATAATTTGTTCGTTCCTGATTTTTTTTCTCTAAGATTCTATAATAATGAAGACGACTGTGTTCCTTATCCTCTTTCCCAATAAAAGCATCATGATCGGTAATCTTAAAAATGAAATTAGGATCCTCAACCCACACGGCATCATTATAAAATTTAACTTCTTTTAAATTCAAATGATTGTCATCCAAAAACAACACATTTTGAGGTCGTAACTGTGCCAACTCTATGATACTATTAACACTCTTCCCTTTAGGTTGCCAATTTATTCGAGGAAATATAAAATAATCCCAAACCCCTAATTCCTGAAGTTTCTTTTTTGCTTCATATTGGTTGTTTTTTGAAGAAATCGAGTTCATTATTCCCCGCTCCACCAATTCTTTCACCAAATCAATATTGAACTGTATGGGAGTAACCTCTTCCTCTGAAAGTGTTCCAGACCAAAACGTATCATCCAAATCCCATATCACAAGCTTAACAACATCCATCACATTTAGTTTTTAAAAATTACAATTCATGCAACATCAACCATCTTTACATTTTCATAGATATTTCCCACAAATGAATGTGTTTACTATACAATAACACACCCCATCCATAAAAGAGGGCAAGCAGGTATATGAAAACCTCCATAAGTTCACTTTTACCTTCAAGACTGATAACTAGGATAAAAAACACCAATGGAAATAAACTTGGATGTGTGGAAATAAAGCGAAACCAATTGGGACACTTGTTTTGTTTCGGTATCCAAAGCTTCATTTCTTTATACCTGACCAAGGAAAGATTCAATTACTTTCATTCCAATACACATCGCTCTTCTGTATAAAGTTACAATTCAAATCTTGCTCTAGTACGTTAGCTATGTGAATAAGGTATTCAACTGTTGTATTCACTAATCCATTTTCAATCTTTGAAATGTATTCTTGATTACATCCCATAAGTTCGGCCAATTTAGATTGTGTCATCTTTTTTGACATCCTTACTTGCCTAATCTGTATCCCCAAATCGCTCCTTATTTTTCCCATTTTAAGGCAAATTATTATTACTTCAAGTTTAAAGCACTTTAAGAATACTGTTTTAAAAATCATCAAAACAATATTTATCCTAAGGCTCATCATTTGCAGAACGAGCCTTAAGAAATTCCTTTTTTCTAATTATGACTATGTCCTTCGTGACCTTCCATTTTACTCTTAGCACGATCATATTTGCAACATCCGGGAAGTTCATTGTAAACCTCATCTTTAGCTTTATGCATTTCAGTATCATGGCCCGCATTGGCAATAGCCATATGCACT contains:
- a CDS encoding helix-turn-helix domain-containing protein, with translation MMSLRINIVLMIFKTVFLKCFKLEVIIICLKMGKIRSDLGIQIRQVRMSKKMTQSKLAELMGCNQEYISKIENGLVNTTVEYLIHIANVLEQDLNCNFIQKSDVYWNESN